One genomic segment of Balaenoptera musculus isolate JJ_BM4_2016_0621 chromosome 11, mBalMus1.pri.v3, whole genome shotgun sequence includes these proteins:
- the AGER gene encoding advanced glycosylation end product-specific receptor isoform X2 yields the protein MAAGAAAGAWVLVLSLWGAVVGDQNITARIGKPLVLNCKGAPKKPPQQLEWKLNTGRTEAWKVLSPQGGPWDSVARVLPNGSLLLPAVGIQDEGTFRCRAMSRKGKETKSNYRVRVYQIPGKPEIVDPASELMAGVPDKVGICVSKGGYPAGTLSWHLDGKTLIPDGKGVSVKEETKRHPETGLFTLRSELMVTPARGGAPHPTFSCSFSPGLPRRRALHTAPIQLRVWEPAPLEEVLLMVEPEGGAVAPGGTVTLTCEAPAQPPPQIHWIKDGMPLPLPPSSVLLLPEVGPEDQGTYSCVATHPSHGPQESHAVSVSIIETGEEGLTAGSVEGPELGTLALALGILGGLGTAALLIGVIMWQRRQRRGEERKDPENQEEEEEERTELNQPEEPEAAESSAGGP from the exons atggcAGCAGGGGCAGCAGCTGGAGCCTGGGTGCTGGTCCTCAGTCTGTGGG GGGCAGTAGTAGGGGATCAAAACATCACAGCCAGGATCGGGAAGCCACTGGTGCTGAACTGTAAGGGGGCCCCCAAGAAACCACCCCAGCAGCTGGAATGGAAACTG aaCACAGGCCGGACAGAAGCTTGGAAGGTCCTATCTCCCCAGGGAGGCCCCTGGGATAGCGTGGCTCGTGTCCTCCCCAACGGCTCCCTCCTCCTGCCGGCTGTTGGGATCCAGGATGAGGGGACTTTCCGGTGCCGGGCAATGAGCCGGAAGGGAAAGGAGACCAAGTCCAACTACCGAGTCCGAGTCTATC agaTTCCTGGGAAGCCAGAAATTGTTGATCCTGCCTCTGAACTCATGGCTGGTGTCCCCGATAAG GTGGGGATATGTGTGTCCAAGGGGGGCTACCCTGCAGGGACTCTTAGCTGGCACTTGGATGGGAAAACCCTAATACCTGATGGCAAAG GAGTGTCTGTGAAGGAAGAGACCAAGAGACACCCTGAGACAGGGCTTTTCACACTCCGTTCGGAGCTGATGGTGACCCCAGCCCGGGGAggagctccccaccccaccttctccTGTAGCTTCAGCCCTGGTCTTCCCCGGCGCCGAGCCCTGCACACAGCCCCCATCCAGCTCAGGGTCTGGG agcctgcGCCACTGGAGGAAGTCCTGTTGATGGTGGAGCCAGAAGGTGGAGCAGTAGCTCCTGGTGGTACCGTGACCTTGACCTGTgaagcccctgcccagccccctcctcaaATCCACTGGATCAAGGAT GGCatgcccctgccccttccccccagctcCGTGCTGCTCCTCCCTGAGGTAGGGCCTGAGGACCAGGGAACCTACAGTTGTGTGGCCACCCACCCCAGCCATGGGCCCCAGGAGAGCCATGCTGTCAGCGTCAGCATCATCG aaacagGCGAGGAGGGGCTGACTGCAG GCTCTGTGGAAGGGCCGGAGCTGGGAACTCTAGCCCTGGCCCTGGGGATCCTGGGAGGCCTGGGGACAGCCGCCCTGCTCATTGGGGTCATCATGTGGCAAAGGCGGCAacgcagaggagaggagag GAAGGACCCAGAaaaccaggaggaggaagaggaggagcgcACAGAGCTGAATCAGCCCGAGGAGCCTGAGGCGGCAGAAAGCAGTGCGGGAGGGCCTTGA
- the AGER gene encoding advanced glycosylation end product-specific receptor isoform X1 produces the protein MAAGAAAGAWVLVLSLWGAVVGDQNITARIGKPLVLNCKGAPKKPPQQLEWKLNTGRTEAWKVLSPQGGPWDSVARVLPNGSLLLPAVGIQDEGTFRCRAMSRKGKETKSNYRVRVYQIPGKPEIVDPASELMAGVPDKVGICVSKGGYPAGTLSWHLDGKTLIPDGKGVSVKEETKRHPETGLFTLRSELMVTPARGGAPHPTFSCSFSPGLPRRRALHTAPIQLRVWGERRTGEGPNLGEHLSEEPAPLEEVLLMVEPEGGAVAPGGTVTLTCEAPAQPPPQIHWIKDGMPLPLPPSSVLLLPEVGPEDQGTYSCVATHPSHGPQESHAVSVSIIETGEEGLTAGSVEGPELGTLALALGILGGLGTAALLIGVIMWQRRQRRGEERKDPENQEEEEEERTELNQPEEPEAAESSAGGP, from the exons atggcAGCAGGGGCAGCAGCTGGAGCCTGGGTGCTGGTCCTCAGTCTGTGGG GGGCAGTAGTAGGGGATCAAAACATCACAGCCAGGATCGGGAAGCCACTGGTGCTGAACTGTAAGGGGGCCCCCAAGAAACCACCCCAGCAGCTGGAATGGAAACTG aaCACAGGCCGGACAGAAGCTTGGAAGGTCCTATCTCCCCAGGGAGGCCCCTGGGATAGCGTGGCTCGTGTCCTCCCCAACGGCTCCCTCCTCCTGCCGGCTGTTGGGATCCAGGATGAGGGGACTTTCCGGTGCCGGGCAATGAGCCGGAAGGGAAAGGAGACCAAGTCCAACTACCGAGTCCGAGTCTATC agaTTCCTGGGAAGCCAGAAATTGTTGATCCTGCCTCTGAACTCATGGCTGGTGTCCCCGATAAG GTGGGGATATGTGTGTCCAAGGGGGGCTACCCTGCAGGGACTCTTAGCTGGCACTTGGATGGGAAAACCCTAATACCTGATGGCAAAG GAGTGTCTGTGAAGGAAGAGACCAAGAGACACCCTGAGACAGGGCTTTTCACACTCCGTTCGGAGCTGATGGTGACCCCAGCCCGGGGAggagctccccaccccaccttctccTGTAGCTTCAGCCCTGGTCTTCCCCGGCGCCGAGCCCTGCACACAGCCCCCATCCAGCTCAGGGTCTGGGGTGAGCGCAGAACTGGGGAGGGCCCCAACTTGGGTGAGCACCTGTCGGAAG agcctgcGCCACTGGAGGAAGTCCTGTTGATGGTGGAGCCAGAAGGTGGAGCAGTAGCTCCTGGTGGTACCGTGACCTTGACCTGTgaagcccctgcccagccccctcctcaaATCCACTGGATCAAGGAT GGCatgcccctgccccttccccccagctcCGTGCTGCTCCTCCCTGAGGTAGGGCCTGAGGACCAGGGAACCTACAGTTGTGTGGCCACCCACCCCAGCCATGGGCCCCAGGAGAGCCATGCTGTCAGCGTCAGCATCATCG aaacagGCGAGGAGGGGCTGACTGCAG GCTCTGTGGAAGGGCCGGAGCTGGGAACTCTAGCCCTGGCCCTGGGGATCCTGGGAGGCCTGGGGACAGCCGCCCTGCTCATTGGGGTCATCATGTGGCAAAGGCGGCAacgcagaggagaggagag GAAGGACCCAGAaaaccaggaggaggaagaggaggagcgcACAGAGCTGAATCAGCCCGAGGAGCCTGAGGCGGCAGAAAGCAGTGCGGGAGGGCCTTGA
- the AGER gene encoding advanced glycosylation end product-specific receptor isoform X3 yields the protein METEIPGKPEIVDPASELMAGVPDKVGICVSKGGYPAGTLSWHLDGKTLIPDGKGVSVKEETKRHPETGLFTLRSELMVTPARGGAPHPTFSCSFSPGLPRRRALHTAPIQLRVWGERRTGEGPNLGEHLSEEPAPLEEVLLMVEPEGGAVAPGGTVTLTCEAPAQPPPQIHWIKDGMPLPLPPSSVLLLPEVGPEDQGTYSCVATHPSHGPQESHAVSVSIIETGEEGLTAGSVEGPELGTLALALGILGGLGTAALLIGVIMWQRRQRRGEERKDPENQEEEEEERTELNQPEEPEAAESSAGGP from the exons ATGGAAACTG agaTTCCTGGGAAGCCAGAAATTGTTGATCCTGCCTCTGAACTCATGGCTGGTGTCCCCGATAAG GTGGGGATATGTGTGTCCAAGGGGGGCTACCCTGCAGGGACTCTTAGCTGGCACTTGGATGGGAAAACCCTAATACCTGATGGCAAAG GAGTGTCTGTGAAGGAAGAGACCAAGAGACACCCTGAGACAGGGCTTTTCACACTCCGTTCGGAGCTGATGGTGACCCCAGCCCGGGGAggagctccccaccccaccttctccTGTAGCTTCAGCCCTGGTCTTCCCCGGCGCCGAGCCCTGCACACAGCCCCCATCCAGCTCAGGGTCTGGGGTGAGCGCAGAACTGGGGAGGGCCCCAACTTGGGTGAGCACCTGTCGGAAG agcctgcGCCACTGGAGGAAGTCCTGTTGATGGTGGAGCCAGAAGGTGGAGCAGTAGCTCCTGGTGGTACCGTGACCTTGACCTGTgaagcccctgcccagccccctcctcaaATCCACTGGATCAAGGAT GGCatgcccctgccccttccccccagctcCGTGCTGCTCCTCCCTGAGGTAGGGCCTGAGGACCAGGGAACCTACAGTTGTGTGGCCACCCACCCCAGCCATGGGCCCCAGGAGAGCCATGCTGTCAGCGTCAGCATCATCG aaacagGCGAGGAGGGGCTGACTGCAG GCTCTGTGGAAGGGCCGGAGCTGGGAACTCTAGCCCTGGCCCTGGGGATCCTGGGAGGCCTGGGGACAGCCGCCCTGCTCATTGGGGTCATCATGTGGCAAAGGCGGCAacgcagaggagaggagag GAAGGACCCAGAaaaccaggaggaggaagaggaggagcgcACAGAGCTGAATCAGCCCGAGGAGCCTGAGGCGGCAGAAAGCAGTGCGGGAGGGCCTTGA